A segment of the Fibrobacter sp. UBA4297 genome:
GAAGTGTAGATTGTGGATGCTGGCGAGCGTGTAGCCGAGCGATTCGCCGGCGTGGTGCAAGTGGCGCAGGTAAGCACGGCTGAAGTTGCGGCAGCAGTAGCAGTCGCAATTCGGGTCGACTGGCTTGTCGTATTCTTCGGCGTGGCGGGCTGCCTTGTAGCGGAGCACGCCTTCGCTGGTGAACAGCATGCCGTTACGGGCGTTGCGCGTGGGCATCACGCAGTCGAACATGTCAACACCGCGGCCAATCAATTCCAGCAAGTTCCACGGCGTTCCAACGCCCATCACATAGCGCGGATGGTCTGCCGGCAAGTAGTCCGTGCAGAAATCTGCAATCTCGTACATCGTTTCGGTCGGTTCGCCGACGGAAAGTCCACCCATGGCGTAGCCATCGGGGCCGAGTTCTGCGATGCGTTCAATCGCCTGCTTGCGCAAATGCGTGTGCATGCCGCCTTGTATAATTCCAAAGAACTGTTGATCGTAACCGTGAATCGGCGGGTGTTCCTTGAGCCATTCCATCGCTTCGGCGGTCCAGCGAAGCGTGTAGTTTAAGCTGTGTTCCGCTTCCTTGACCGTGCTCGGGTACGGCGTGCATTCGTCGAGCGCCATGATGATGTCAGCGCCAATTTCGCGTTGGGCGTTCATCACGCTTGCCGGGCTAAAAAAGTGCTTAGAACCGTCCAAAATGCTCCTGAATTCCACGCCTTCGGGCTTGATCTTGCGAAGGTCTTTCAAACTCCACACCTGGAATCCACCGCTATCAGTAAGCACCGGGCCGTTCCAGCTCATGAACTTATGGATGCCACCGGCGGCCGCAATTTTTGGCGTTGTGGGGCGCAAGTACAAGTGGTACGTGTTGGCGAGGATAATCTGTGCCTTGATGTCTTCTTTTAGCTGTGCGGGCGTTACGGCCTTTACGGTCGCTTCGGTACCCACCGGCATAAAAATCGGCGTTTGGATGTCGCCGTGGTCGGTGTGCAAAACCCCTAGACGGGCCTTGGATTTCTTCGACGTCTTTTTCAGTTCAAAACGGTTCATGTTTGCAAATGTAGAATTTTATGAAATGGATGTGAAGACATTTTTTTCGCTCTGTCACCCCGGCCTCTGTGCCGGGGTCGGCATTTTATTTGTCATTCCCGCCTACCTGTCCTCGCGCCTGTCCTCGCGCCTGTCCTCGCTTGACGGGGATGACGGGGACGAGCGGTCGGACAGCACTTGGCAACTTGTTGCCTTAGTGCACATGGCCACCTTTAGGTGGGAATCTCCCTTCGTGCAAAAATGAAAAAAGACTCGATTTTCATCGAGTCTTTTTCTGCGGTCGGACAGACTTGAACTGTCATGAGATTGCTCCCACTAGCACCTCAAGCTAGCGTGTCTACCAATTCCACCACGACCGCGTGGTCCTTAGCGGAACGAACACAAAGATAGTATAATTTTTTGATTTTGGAAACTCTTGTTACAAAAATAATTGAATTTTTTTTGACGATGTCACCCCGGATTTATTCCGGGGTCGGCGTACGCATTTTTAGTTGCGTTTTAAACTAAATAAAAAAGACCCGATTTTTCATCGAGTCTTTTTCTGCGGTCGGACAGACTTGAACTGTCATGAGATTGCTCCCACTAGCACCTCAAGCTAGCGTGTCTACCAATTCCACCACGACCGCGTGGTCCTTAGCGGAACGGCACAAATTTAGTTTAAATGTTTGAACTTGTAAAGGGAAATGCGCACATTTTTATCATTTTTTTGCTCAATGGGGTGGGGCTAAGTGCCTCCGAGCGGGCGGACAGCACTTAGAGCTTTGCTCTCTAGTGCGCATGGCCACCTTTAGGTGGGAATCTCCTATTCCTAAACCTCTGCAACGAGCTTGTCAAACACTTGTCCGCGGACTTTGTAGTTCTTGAACAGCCCAAAGCTTGCGCATGCGGGGCTCATGATGACCGTTCCGCCTTCACCAATGTTCAAACTGTCGGCAAAAGCTTCTTCGAGTGTGGGGAAGATGGCTGTCTTGACTCCTGCTTCGTCCACGCCTGCCTTTTTCAAATCAGCGAGCATGCGCTCGGCGGTCGCGCCGATCAGCGCAACGCGCTTCAGGTTCGGGCGCTGCTTTACGAGAATTTCAGAAAGTTCCGTGAAGTCGGCGTTTTTTTCGGAACCGCCGAGGATCAGCGCAAACGGACGCTTCATGCTGCCTGTAGCTGCAATAGTTGCATCCGGACGGGTAGCGTAGCTGTCGTTGTAAAATTCAATGCCGTTCTTTTCGCCTTTGAATTCCATACGGAACGGGAGCGTCTCGTAACTCTTGAGCGCTTCGAAAGCATCGGCGACTTTAATGCCCAATGCTTTACAGGCGAGCGTTGCTGCTGCCATGTTTTCGAGCTGATAGATGCCGCGAACTTTGCAATCGACGAGGTACAATGTAACGCCGTCAATCGTGAGTGTAGCACCGTCAATCACGGCATCGCCGTCGCCAGCACTGGGGCCATCGGCGAGGCTGACTGCATACTTTGTCTTGGCTGGACTTTCGCTTGCGATCTTTGCAGTCGGTTCCGCGTCTTTCAGATAAACGCATGCGCTGTCACGCTTTTGCCAGCGCACCAAATTTGCCTTGGCGTCGCGGTATTCTTCAACGCTTTTGTGCCAGTCCAAATGTTCCGTTGACACGCGCAACACGACGCCTACATCTGGCGATACAGATAAAGTCATTAACTGGAAACTTGAAAGTTCCAAGATGCTGATGCGGTCCGGAGTCTCGTCTTCGAGCAAGTCCAAAGCCGGTACGCCAAAATTTCCACCAATCGCATTTGACTTACCGCATTTGTCCAAAATGTGGCTGATCATGCTCACGGTAGAGCCCTTGCCGAGCGTTCCCGTGACACCCACTGTGGCTTTTGATTGAGTTTGTTCCAAAAACAGTTGGATCTGGCTCGTCATGAGCCCGCCGTTCATCTGGAAATGGAACAATTCTTGACTCATCGGATAAACGCCGGCTGAACGCACGACCGTCACGCAATCCTTGAGCCCGTCCAAATAGTTTTCGCCACTGCTTACCTTGACATTCACGCCTGCGGGCACTTCCGGGAGTGTCACCGGATTCTTGTCCATCACGACAATGTCCTTGACGCCTTCGCGGAAAAGGTAACGCAACGTGCTCTGGCCTTCAACGCCAAAACCTAAAATTCCAACTGGAGAAACAAGTGTATTCTGCATAAAAATCCTCTTAGTAGCTAGCCCTTAGTCTTTAGTCAATAGCTTCTTGTATTGCAACTGTGCCAATAACTAAAGACCGACGACTAATAACCATTAACCAATAACTACAGACTAAAATTTAGCAACCCTTACCAAATGTGGGCGCTCAGATAATCAAAAACAAAAAAATCCGCTCTCTTTCGAGGGCGGACTTCTGAATGCGGTTTGACCGACTTGAAACCAAGTCAATCTAAACTTTTACTTTGCAGCTTTCTTCTTGCCTTTCTTAGCTTTCGGAGCTTCTGCCGGAGCTGCAGCTTCAGGAGCCGGAGCGGCTTCAGCCTTTACTTCGGCAGCAGGTGCGGCCGGAGCATCAGCCTTGACTTCAGCGGCAGCCGGTGCAGCTGGTGCTGCTTCAGCCGGAGCGTTGAACGTTGCCGGAAGGACCGGAATTTCCTGAGCCTGTTCGGCTGCGTTTTCACGAGTTGCCTTCTGCATGGCAGATTCTTCAACAGTCTGATCCTGCTTAGCCGTGATGAGGCCAAGAGCGAAAACCACGATGAAGAAAATCACAGCAACGACACGAGTCAGCTTCTGGATGAAGGTCGCTGCGCCGGCGGTAGAAAATGCAGATTGCGAAGTCATGCCACCGAGACCTGCCAAACCGCCCATCTTGTCGTTCTGAACGAGAACAAGGAGTGCGAGGAAAAAGCAGAGAAACACGTGGAGGACGATCAATACCCAAAAGAGAGTTGTCATTTGTGACGTTCCTTTCGTTAAAAGTTACTTGGCTTCAGCAGCGTCGATGATGGCCTTGAAAGTGTCTGCCTTGAGGCCTGCACCACCAATGAGACCGCCGTCGATGTCCTTCTGAGCGAGGAGGCCCGGAGCGTTTGCACCCTTCATGGAGCCACCGTACTGGATGCGCATGCCTTCGGCAACAGCTTCGCCGTAGATTTCCTTCACGACAGAGCGGACATATGCCTGAGTTTCTTCAGCCTGTTCGTCCGTTGCGGTAACGCCAGTGCCGATTGCCCAAACCGGTTCGTATGCGAGAACGCACTTAGCAGCATCTTCAGCAGAAACGTCCTTGAATGCGCCCTTGATCTGAAGGCCGAGAACTTCCTTT
Coding sequences within it:
- the secG gene encoding preprotein translocase subunit SecG gives rise to the protein MTTLFWVLIVLHVFLCFFLALLVLVQNDKMGGLAGLGGMTSQSAFSTAGAATFIQKLTRVVAVIFFIVVFALGLITAKQDQTVEESAMQKATRENAAEQAQEIPVLPATFNAPAEAAPAAPAAAEVKADAPAAPAAEVKAEAAPAPEAAAPAEAPKAKKGKKKAAK
- the tgt gene encoding tRNA guanosine(34) transglycosylase Tgt; this translates as MNRFELKKTSKKSKARLGVLHTDHGDIQTPIFMPVGTEATVKAVTPAQLKEDIKAQIILANTYHLYLRPTTPKIAAAGGIHKFMSWNGPVLTDSGGFQVWSLKDLRKIKPEGVEFRSILDGSKHFFSPASVMNAQREIGADIIMALDECTPYPSTVKEAEHSLNYTLRWTAEAMEWLKEHPPIHGYDQQFFGIIQGGMHTHLRKQAIERIAELGPDGYAMGGLSVGEPTETMYEIADFCTDYLPADHPRYVMGVGTPWNLLELIGRGVDMFDCVMPTRNARNGMLFTSEGVLRYKAARHAEEYDKPVDPNCDCYCCRNFSRAYLRHLHHAGESLGYTLASIHNLHFYLHLMQEAKDHLADDTFEEWAKAKCEVLQRNLE
- the murD gene encoding UDP-N-acetylmuramoyl-L-alanine--D-glutamate ligase, with protein sequence MQNTLVSPVGILGFGVEGQSTLRYLFREGVKDIVVMDKNPVTLPEVPAGVNVKVSSGENYLDGLKDCVTVVRSAGVYPMSQELFHFQMNGGLMTSQIQLFLEQTQSKATVGVTGTLGKGSTVSMISHILDKCGKSNAIGGNFGVPALDLLEDETPDRISILELSSFQLMTLSVSPDVGVVLRVSTEHLDWHKSVEEYRDAKANLVRWQKRDSACVYLKDAEPTAKIASESPAKTKYAVSLADGPSAGDGDAVIDGATLTIDGVTLYLVDCKVRGIYQLENMAAATLACKALGIKVADAFEALKSYETLPFRMEFKGEKNGIEFYNDSYATRPDATIAATGSMKRPFALILGGSEKNADFTELSEILVKQRPNLKRVALIGATAERMLADLKKAGVDEAGVKTAIFPTLEEAFADSLNIGEGGTVIMSPACASFGLFKNYKVRGQVFDKLVAEV